Below is a window of Quercus robur chromosome 6, dhQueRobu3.1, whole genome shotgun sequence DNA.
AATTAGGGGGTTGGGATTTAGTAGGGACTGGAACTGCATAAAAGTTATAGGTCctacaaagaaagagaaaaaaagggcTCTGTTGAGTTACCGAAAAAGCATTCACCTCGTTATAAATCAATGGATTATACACATCCCCAAACAGAATAAGGGTAACATACAGAGTAGCTCACCATAAAAAGAATATAACTATTTAACTATCCACGTGGCCCGAGGTGGGATGAGTTtatggaatttaaaaaaatatttttgataaatgTTTATGCAGaatatatctataaaaaaaaggacTGTACAGGATATATTCAACAAAGCTGTGAAGCTGATAGCCAGAAACAAGCAGTAGCCACTCACCTAAGAGGTATCTTTTCACTTTGATGCTCAAGTACAATGACAACATCATTGCTCGTCCATACAAGACTTCCATCTTCCATCATAAGCTGAGCATCCACATCAGCCAATGATAACACAAAGCTGCAGGAAACGAGCTCAtcacatttaaaaatatgaGCAATTGCTCTtacatgaaataaaaaattataaagcatCTACAATCATCAATACAGAGTTATACAAACATATGGTCATCAGTGCAAATAAAAGTCTAATTAGTCTGATGTGATTAATACCAAGCCCTTGCCTACAAATTTGACCTACAATTTATTGAAGCTAAATTTCACAACACATTATGAGTTGAGCCTTACGAAGTTCTGCAGCAACATGGCTAACCAATTCTAGAGCTTTTAAACCTTAGACTTTATAGAAAGTCAAAGAATGATTAAGgggaattattattttgttggaattATTGGCTTGGGAAACATGAttcaaatatttggaatttaattCTAGGATGTTTGATGTGGACTGTATGGATGGAGCATAATCGTCGGTCCTTTGAAGATTCTGAGAAGTCTTTGGTTGAGTTAATAGGCCTATGCCAGAGAagtctttttgattggtctcggtgtTGGGGTTTTACAGAATGTTCTTCTATTGttcagtttttttcttctcttagtTTAGTCTCTTGATTGTTTTTCTGTGGTGTTCTGTTTTGTGCTCTGCTGTGTTCATTCTCATGAACACATTGTatgtttctttttccattttcatcaataataattcttatattacctatcaaaaaaaagaatgattaagGGGAACAGAAACAATTCTACATCATTAACCACCACCATAGTGTCAACTACAAGATAAAGGTAAACACTATTGTTGGGTGTGGCAGTTACAAAGAGCCTGAAAATGTCATTTCAAATATGCAAATTAATTATGATGAATCTAGTCTACAGTGAAAACCATAGGAACCACAAGGAAATCAGTTCCCTGACAGCTATTAGGTATCATTGCTTTCtactaacaaacaaacaacaaataaaGCCTtcgtcccaaaattttggggttggcTATGGATCCCAAAATAATGTCTTTCTAAAGTAATTACATAAGATGGAATAGTATATCACAAATAAATGGATTACTGTTATGCTAATTTTGTACAGTCATCTCAAAATGCAGCAAGAAAAATGAGCAAGGCATACTCAATAGAATTAAGATGATATAACTATAATGAAGATATACTTAGTGTGAAAATGGTATAAAAATTGTGCCAATGAGCTTTAGCTCAACTGGCACTTCCTCTCCTTATAAGTCCTAGACGGAGTGTGAGGTCTTTGGTTCATGACCCATCGGGTGCATGTGTAAAGCACCAATGCAAAAAATGGTATAACACAGTGCAAGACAAGGAGGCATGCTTACACAGGAATTACTCTTGTTCCGTAAGTACGGGTCAGATCCCcctgtttcttttctattttctttttcttcttgccTCGTTTTGAATCATAACTAGCCCAGAGGGGTTTATGCTTTAGTATGGAGTCAGTCGAACCCTCGGAGTCATCCATCCAGTGCTGTGGGAAACAGAACACATTTCAGGTCAATAAGAGGAGGGAACAAAGGCACAGAATATAATATGGTCTTTATGCAAAGAAAGTCCATAAGAAAGGCCAAATGTAAATCACTCCTGACATTCCACACATTAAACAAAATCTAGAAACTTCCCACTAACCTGGCGGAGGAAATATTTACTTGAGAGAGATGGATCAGCCACCTCAAGCAAACCAGCAGCAAGCACATCAGCAGATCTTTCCATCTCCTGCAATaagtattttcaagtaaaaaTGTGAGGAAGAATGtataaataatagttttcaTTCAGCAAAGGAACTGCAAGCATTGTCATGATGTCAAAAAGATAATGGCTACTAAAAGAAAATACCCACTTCTTTAAGAATGGCGCCATCCAGAAATGTCCTGGTATGAACATGGAAACGCCCATCATTCTTTGTTTCTTGCAGGGAATGGCCTCGCattgcctttgaaacagcaATAGACAACTTCTCATGTCGGTGTAATGAATGTGAGCCCCCAACCATAACTACTTCATGTCCATCATGAACCATCTTCTTAAGCTGAGACAGAGAATACCAGACAACACAAACTTACAATGTGTTTATTGGTTTACttaatcaaaaagaaaaatgagtaatGGTGAAATTATTCAGGAAAATTTTTGTCAGAGTCATTCAACCTCAAAAATCAGACGAGTCATAAAATCTATATCACTTTTCAAGAACAACATCTATGTAGTAAAAGACTGCATAAACCTCCACTTTGGAAGAAATTGGATTTTATTCTGTATTTAGTCACTAAAAAAATACACTGAATTTTCTGTTGCCTGTTGAAGCATGACCATTGACCAGAGACATTGTGCAAATGAAACAATTTTTGGAATCCCTAGATCACTCAACTCAACCACCAGCCTATATCCAAGCACTTCAGGCTAGCTACAGGAATGTAGAGATACTTCCTGTTTCTATAGCTCTAACCAAAGTTAATTGTCTAATAATTACCCAAAGAACAACAACATTTTCAACACATAAGTCATGAGCAAGCATAAGGTAAAACTCACCTCTGCCTCAATTGCTTCAATATTAATACTGTAATTGTGACCTTTCTCCAAAATATTATATCGATTATGATTTTGCAGGACGATTATAGGTACAAGCAACCGTGTTGTCTGGTCAACAATTTCAAACCTGAGTCCACAAATGAAAAACATATGATTGGATTAGACCAGAATTGAGATACTTAGACAACTGCATTTCAGATATTCAAACAATGACCCAACAGTGCATGTGTGAATATAGTTCATGagtaaaagaaagtaaaaattcagcaaaaaaagtgATATGTGCACTTGGAAACATCAAGATATGGATGAAGTACCTAACATCTGGAGCTATAACATGCTCAATTGTGGTTGATATCAAAGAGGCTAGCTGTCCAATGAAAATATCAGAGGTAGAATGACCAGTAACTGGACCATAACCACCTGGAAATATCATATGCTGTAACCGTGGCAGTGTTCTAGAACTGACACTCCCCTCCTCAGTCTCAATCTTCCCATATGTACATGGGCCTGCTGAAAGGTCGATCACAGCAAATCTGGATAGTGTAGGCAGACAGTTAGACCcagatacacacacacatacagaGTGAGAGAAATGGGAAGGAGCAAGTTTGTATTGCCCTCAAATACAGTGAAAACACAGAACTCAACACATAAATTATCTAATTCAAtagaatattttatgaaattctAGGACAGTTTCAAATATCATTTCCTATACTCCTCTGGTTCTGTGAATGAAGATATTACTCCCAGAGAAAGAAAGGTTGGTGACAACAATGATGAGCAACTATCAATGAACCACTATTGAATGACTTGACAGTATTGGAGATGAATAATGCAGGAGATAAGTTTGTAATTAAATGAAGTATTCACTCTATCATTACAACAGAATTGTCAGTGATTGTAGCAGCAGCACTCCACCACTGTtaccaaaatttcaaacaacataaatattataagtCCATCTTACAATACATCTTATGTCCTGGGTTCAATCTATGTCAGATTAAATGAATTTCAAAACACAGTTCATGACATAGGTATTCATTTCAAAACCCAACATGTAAAGTCATCATTAACAAAGTGGTATTCATCTTCATTGGGTTAGGCCTGAGCTTCACAAAAGCTTTGTGAGATATGATGGAATTGCTCTATGGTCTGTGCTAACTGAAATGTATTTGACAGCATTGAATGAATtcagaaaataaatcaaaatagtGCAGAAAAAAGATACAGAAGCCTAACTGGATCAATTTCAAGACCGTGTTTTTCCACTCATTATATTCTGTCAATCATACCTGCCAAAGCCAAGCCAAACTTGAGATGCTCCTCCTCCATTATATCGATAACGATATATGTATTCACTCTCTTGTTTTTTCATATCCTCCTCTGTTAGCTGGGTAATTTTTCCATACATCAAACTGTCGTGATCAATTTCCTTATTCCTAGGATCCATTCTTACCTGCAAAGAATATCAACTCGCATCAATCACACAGCCACGAGGAACACAACTAAAGAATAAGGACTGCACAGTATACCTTATCAAAGTTGACAATAAATATCACAGTAGGCATAGGTCTATCCATATCCCCAGCAGAATATCGAACATTGTCCACGTCAAAAAGGAAGGAATACAGGGTATGAAATATGGGTTCGACAACTGTTGCTTCTACCTCGAACAATGGAAGCTCCCTTCCATAATCAGCCTAACagtttaaatatattttagaacataatcaaagaaaaataattatattatcttttCCACAACAATTATGAGCACCGGTAATTAATAAACACTACAGTGGTCACCTCTCGTGCAGTTCCAGCTAGAACCATGGCCTCTTTCAGTGATTTCTCAAGCACTATAAATTCTGCCTGTCCAGCCTGTGGTgaggaagaaaaaagataatgaaattGAACAATAGAAGTCGTGCAAAATATGattcttttgagatgataaatTTTGTGAAGCTTACATGAAATGTGTTATAAACAATGTTATGCTCAATATCGAGATGCTCGCCTGTCTCCTGGCACAACGGCCTGTGGGTTGGGAAGCTGACCCTGAGAAACTCTTCCAATTTTTGCGAATCTACAGTGTACCTATAGCCTCCATCGCCTTGGAAACCAATGAGGACTACGTTTACTTCGAGCGGAACATGGAATGGGACCTGCACCACACTCATTTACATGAGCAAAACATTCAAAGCACAAACACAAGCAATTCGACTTCTAAATCAAGCACATCAGTTAAAACAACGACGATCTCAAAgctatttcaaataaatagacCAAGACTATTCATATGGAaaaggtttctctccaaactagccgatatcttttttatttgatgtgaattttgaaaatctagctGTTGGATTGTATGTTCTTGTTATATcctttatgcttgcaaaatttcaagaaaatcaaagctcaatagctatatcatcaaacaaatgtttaaatttcaagtttttgtgatctaaatttatgcataaaaagtaagtttattgattgaatagtaaataacatccaatttaaacaaaatttgacacgtgtgttaagaacataaagagcatgcaatccaacggttaaattttcaaaattaacatccaataatatataaatacacacacatatacacaaaaataattatatggATATATGTATGCATGTATGATGTATCTATTGGAAGAGCAAAATGGATCAATATACTcttatacacacatatacatatgtatgtatgtgaaGAGCCAAACGGACCATAGAAacttacacacacaaaaacatatatttacacatacatgcatacatatatatgtgtgtgtgagagaagaACAAAATGGAGCATAGAAACGTCTACATTTCCAGACAGCTCATTCGGTCAGATCGAGCTCTTAGTTTACAACACCGGTTAACAGTGATTGAATAACTCATTTTAAATCTCTGAGAAATTTTACGAAACTTCAAGCCGTAGATATAATTGTATTTCTCTCGTTACCATtcgattgaaaaagaaaaagaaaaagaaaaagaaaaatcaatatgATGAATAATTGGCTTGATTTTCTGTATAAACCTAAAATCTAAGCGAGAAAATAAAAGGCGCGGAGTGATACCTCAGCGCGAGTGTGGAGCAGGCGACGGACTTCGGATCGGATGGTATCTCTGACGTCGTGGAAGGCACCGTGGTGCCACTGAGGGTGCCCAGGGTCTCGACGAAAAGCTTGCGGTGCCGATTCTGACTGATTGATAATTAGAAGTAGATTCAGAGCCACCATTAGAATTGAGCTCCATCTCAGAGCCATGACTGTGTAAGAGAGAAAATTAGCTCGAATCTTGTTATGCGATTGGAGTGTTGGTCTTTGacatatatgtataaaaaagctgaaaatgaataaaatgttGGATTGATATTGATCTTGTTCAGTCGAGCACAGTCGGGGGGGTTATTGAGCTTAGGTTACCCGTTGGGGACAGTCACAGTCaggcccctctctctctctctcagagtcCATTGGAGAGTCAGTGAATGTgaatttcttctcaaaaatacCCTTGCTTGTCTGAATAATTACAGGATTACAATTACTCTACTATTTTATTACATGCTGGGTTGGGCTACCCTGTACCTTTTCCTCACTGGGCCGATCCCGTTAAGATGCTAATATAGTCaggctttttttaaaattttaaattttttttattaattttggtctCTCTTCTCATCTTACAAGTGGAGATAGAAATCTAACCGCCGAGATGGATCAAATCAAGGGTGTCTGTCCCTGTTTTGGGGCGGGAAAACCTCCTGCTGCAGGATAGACTTGAGGGAAAAgtattttgtgatttttgacAAGACATGGTTTTGATaagataaagagaaaagagggtGAGTAAAATAGTAGACACTAAGAACGTTTTtcataccattttttttatttagaagaaTTTTCAAACCATCTAGGTCACattggttaaaataaaataataaaatattaaacttaGACTCGccagtattattattattattttttgtaaaaataaagtgaaatattgttatttttctaATACAACTCTTGCAAAAATtctaagaaagagagagtattTTAGAATGATAATAGCATACATAAAACTAAATTAGAAAtatgggtttaaaaaaattgtataaaataatttaaattatatataattttaaatatttattaaaaaatataaatttattatggGTAGAACaagcaatatttgttttgttcCATTAGCTATCACTTCAGTTAGGAACAACGTGTATAAAATGAGACTCAGTTTTTTCCAACCAGTCATTCCTAGTAGAGAAGTAGCTTGAAAAACCCAAGTTATAACTTAAGATAAAGAGACCAATCAATAGTCAATACCACAAAACTCTTTAGTCTTGATCTTAGGTTTGTTGCCTTCAAATAGTGATAAATAGATAATGTTAATTGTTGGAGCTTGGACTACTAGCAGTCTAGCATACTACAACTCGTACTTGTAGTAGTACACGGGTTTCTAATTTCCAATGTTGGGCTCGTTACAACTTCGATCAAATTCTGGAATGTTCATTAAATTCAAAACTAGGTCATTCCAATTCTCAACAACAACCATATTTTCACCATTAGCCAATGTCACACCTTGCTGACTTATGTGATTGTGAATGGTCAAAAAAAGTGACGGATCCGACTGAGCAGAAAGTATTCACCACTCATAATTGCATCAGTTATGAAATCTATCATGTAACCAAGTGTCTCTAACTTGCAACAACATGGGCAGAATGTTACGAATTTGGATATACGATTGTCTCAACAAAAAATGGTGGGACTTGTTTAAGTGACTGAATCGTCTCCAGGAACCCATCTTGGGCTGACCTCACTGGCTCACTATATTGGAATCAGCGGACTGCGAGTCACAGTGCGTATGGATGATAATCCTATCTAAGTTTTCTTGAATACACCATATATTTCTGCACGTCCAGTGGCAGATATATTAACCATAATGTTAACAAAATGTTAATAATACAAATGGACAAGCTAAAACTGCCTAAAAATGGGTTTAGTAATTTGAAAACAAGGAACATGCAATGAAATAAAACTATATCAGTGTATTACATGAAATTGTAATAATCAAAGTTATTTCTCACAACATTATACAAATTTTAAGCCTCTTCAGATAAGTAATCTTAGTATAATTATACCAGAA
It encodes the following:
- the LOC126688893 gene encoding uncharacterized protein LOC126688893: MALRWSSILMVALNLLLIINQSESAPQAFRRDPGHPQWHHGAFHDVRDTIRSEVRRLLHTRAEVPFHVPLEVNVVLIGFQGDGGYRYTVDSQKLEEFLRVSFPTHRPLCQETGEHLDIEHNIVYNTFHAGQAEFIVLEKSLKEAMVLAGTAREADYGRELPLFEVEATVVEPIFHTLYSFLFDVDNVRYSAGDMDRPMPTVIFIVNFDKVRMDPRNKEIDHDSLMYGKITQLTEEDMKKQESEYIYRYRYNGGGASQVWLGFGRFAVIDLSAGPCTYGKIETEEGSVSSRTLPRLQHMIFPGGYGPVTGHSTSDIFIGQLASLISTTIEHVIAPDVRFEIVDQTTRLLVPIIVLQNHNRYNILEKGHNYSINIEAIEAELKKMVHDGHEVVMVGGSHSLHRHEKLSIAVSKAMRGHSLQETKNDGRFHVHTRTFLDGAILKEEMERSADVLAAGLLEVADPSLSSKYFLRQHWMDDSEGSTDSILKHKPLWASYDSKRGKKKKKIEKKQGDLTRTYGTRVIPVFVLSLADVDAQLMMEDGSLVWTSNDVVIVLEHQSEKIPLSYVSETERRHVVPSQAQRHILAGLASVVGGLSAPYEKASHVHERPVVNWLWATGCHPFGPFSNTSQISQILQDVALRNTIYARVDSALHRIRETSEAVEAFAAEHLKTPLGEPVKGKKNKTTTELWLEKFYKKTTNLPEPFPHELVERLEKYLDSLEEQLVDLSSLLYDHRLRDANYNSSAILQSSIFTQQYVDHVLSNEREKMRCCEIVYKYPVQSSQTYIYGGILLAGFFVYFLVIFFSNPVH